The following coding sequences are from one Geodermatophilus normandii window:
- a CDS encoding glycosyltransferase family 2 protein, whose product MPLLILPTPPTEEEKYWYLGHQNRWFLWAAVAAGVLVLASLVEFALSHPVTWIFLALVVLRVVTTAVGLGTSSRRRRVTYSSHVEKVGNWQPDVYPSVDVFLPSAGEDVQVLANTYWHVARMEWPGRLVVHVLDDSGRDEVAQLAAGYGFAYHSRPDRGRMKKAGNLKYGFEHSSGDLIAVFDADFVPRREYLHDLVPYFDDPRVGIVQSPQFFDTSSGMNWLQRAAGATQELFYRFVQPSRDRADAAICVGTCALYRRAGLERSGGFAQIGHSEDVHTGVNLLKVGYVVRYVPVLVAKGLCPDNLSGFLNQQYRWCSGSMSLLADPKFHAAPLTLRQRLCFFSGFLYYISTGLFVFTVALPSLVMLWLFPYEIFVGNYRVLLPALAVTYALTPLVMRSTWRPAVLRVQMLYSFAHALAIWHTLGGRTADWVPTGAAGKGTPLAVTIRRVMTATVLSTQLAMWSGIAWNWSQLGVQRLWPMLVLAGVSIYIQVPALLPLRDSRPWGVVRRPVFPVAPAGAPAPASAHGPSLAPLSGARTAVVALVPTAAPTWDLHPAAGRAVSAAVIAPPGLHPGYVAATPPRGRSGLPAVPPPRRRSDEPQTVISRVIPPPPACSEPEAMPMAELV is encoded by the coding sequence TTGCCTCTGCTGATCCTCCCCACGCCGCCGACCGAGGAGGAGAAGTACTGGTACCTCGGTCACCAGAATCGGTGGTTCCTGTGGGCGGCGGTGGCCGCAGGCGTGCTGGTGCTGGCCAGCCTGGTCGAGTTCGCGCTCAGCCACCCGGTCACCTGGATCTTCCTCGCCCTGGTGGTGCTTCGCGTGGTGACCACCGCCGTCGGCCTGGGGACCTCTTCACGTCGCCGGCGGGTCACCTACAGCAGTCACGTGGAGAAGGTCGGCAACTGGCAGCCCGACGTGTACCCGAGTGTCGACGTGTTCCTGCCGTCGGCCGGTGAGGATGTTCAGGTCCTGGCCAACACCTACTGGCACGTGGCCAGGATGGAGTGGCCCGGACGGCTGGTCGTGCACGTCCTCGACGACTCCGGCCGTGACGAGGTCGCCCAGCTTGCCGCCGGCTATGGCTTTGCCTATCACTCCCGGCCCGACCGGGGGCGCATGAAGAAGGCGGGGAACCTCAAGTACGGCTTCGAGCACTCCTCCGGCGACCTCATCGCCGTGTTCGACGCTGACTTCGTGCCGCGCCGCGAGTACCTGCACGACCTAGTGCCGTACTTCGACGACCCCAGGGTCGGCATCGTCCAATCGCCGCAGTTCTTCGACACCAGCAGCGGGATGAACTGGCTGCAGCGGGCCGCCGGTGCGACCCAGGAGCTGTTCTACCGCTTCGTGCAGCCGTCCCGGGACCGGGCCGATGCCGCCATCTGTGTGGGGACCTGCGCCCTCTATCGTCGCGCGGGCCTCGAGCGGTCCGGCGGATTCGCCCAGATCGGGCACAGCGAGGACGTGCACACCGGTGTCAACCTGCTGAAGGTCGGCTACGTCGTCCGGTACGTCCCGGTGCTCGTCGCGAAGGGCCTGTGCCCCGACAACCTGTCGGGCTTCCTCAACCAGCAATACCGCTGGTGCTCCGGATCGATGAGTCTCCTGGCTGATCCCAAGTTCCACGCGGCTCCGCTGACGCTGCGCCAGCGACTGTGCTTCTTCAGCGGGTTCCTCTACTACATCTCCACGGGGCTGTTCGTCTTCACCGTGGCGCTGCCGTCACTGGTGATGCTCTGGCTCTTCCCGTACGAGATCTTCGTGGGGAACTACCGTGTGCTACTGCCGGCGCTCGCGGTGACATACGCCTTGACCCCACTCGTCATGCGCAGCACCTGGAGGCCCGCGGTCCTCCGCGTGCAGATGCTCTACAGCTTCGCGCACGCCCTGGCCATCTGGCACACGCTGGGGGGCCGAACGGCGGATTGGGTCCCCACGGGCGCGGCGGGCAAGGGCACCCCACTGGCGGTGACCATCCGTCGCGTCATGACGGCGACGGTGCTCAGCACTCAACTGGCGATGTGGAGCGGCATCGCGTGGAACTGGTCTCAGCTGGGGGTGCAGCGACTGTGGCCCATGCTCGTGCTCGCGGGCGTCAGCATCTACATCCAGGTGCCGGCGCTCCTCCCCCTCCGTGACTCCCGTCCTTGGGGGGTGGTCCGCCGTCCGGTGTTCCCCGTGGCCCCTGCCGGAGCCCCGGCTCCCGCGTCGGCGCACGGCCCGTCCCTGGCGCCTCTCTCCGGGGCCCGCACTGCCGTCGTGGCACTGGTCCCGACTGCTGCGCCGACCTGGGACCTTCACCCGGCGGCGGGCAGGGCCGTGTCGGCCGCCGTGATCGCTCCGCCCGGCTTGCACCCCGGCTATGTCGCCGCCACTCCACCCCGCGGGCGGTCGGGGTTGCCGGCGGTCCCGCCACCCCGCCGTCGCTCGGACGAACCGCAGACGGTCATCAGCCGCGTCATCCCACCGCCTCCTGCTTGCTCGGAGCCCGAGGCGATGCCGATGGCCGAGCTGGTCTGA
- a CDS encoding UDP-glucose dehydrogenase family protein yields MRVSVIGCGYLGAVHAASMAELGHEVVGIDVDERKVATLRDARAPFYEPGFEDLLRRTLGTGRLSFSTDVADAAGARVHFLCVGTPQKHGEYAADLRFVQAAAESLLEVLEPGDLVVGKSTVPVGTAAELAAVIEGKVPGALLAWNPEFLREGFAVRDTLHPDRLVYGLPAGPDGEVARQLLDEVYAPIVARGTPQVTTDHATAEMVKTAANSFLATKISFINAMAELCEATGADVKLLADAIGYDDRIGRKFLNAGLGFGGGCLPKDIRAFMARAGELGADQALTFLREVDNINMRRRIRMVELAREVLDGSLLGKRVAVLGAAFKPDSDDIRDSPALNVAAQLQLQGAVVCVTDPAAVDNSRREWPHLDYAATPEEAAADADAVLVLTEWRQYRELDPAAFGELVRQKRVLDGRNALDREAWTAAGWTYRALGRRAG; encoded by the coding sequence ATGCGCGTCTCGGTCATCGGTTGCGGTTATCTGGGTGCGGTGCACGCGGCCTCGATGGCCGAGCTCGGCCACGAGGTGGTCGGCATCGACGTGGACGAGCGCAAGGTGGCGACCCTGCGCGACGCCCGGGCACCCTTCTACGAGCCCGGGTTCGAGGACCTGCTCCGCCGCACCCTCGGCACTGGCCGGCTGTCGTTCTCCACCGACGTGGCCGACGCGGCCGGCGCCCGGGTGCACTTCCTGTGCGTGGGCACGCCGCAGAAGCACGGCGAGTACGCCGCCGACCTGCGGTTCGTCCAGGCCGCCGCAGAGTCTCTACTGGAGGTCCTCGAGCCCGGGGACCTGGTGGTGGGCAAGTCCACCGTCCCCGTGGGAACCGCGGCCGAGCTGGCGGCCGTCATCGAGGGCAAGGTCCCCGGGGCGCTGTTGGCGTGGAACCCGGAGTTCCTGCGCGAGGGGTTCGCCGTCCGCGACACCCTGCACCCCGACCGCCTGGTCTACGGCCTGCCCGCCGGCCCCGACGGCGAGGTGGCCCGGCAGCTGCTCGACGAGGTGTACGCGCCGATCGTCGCCCGCGGCACGCCGCAGGTCACCACCGACCACGCCACCGCCGAGATGGTGAAGACGGCGGCCAACTCCTTCCTCGCCACGAAGATCTCCTTCATCAACGCGATGGCCGAGCTGTGCGAGGCCACCGGTGCCGACGTCAAGCTGCTGGCCGACGCCATCGGCTACGACGACCGGATCGGGCGGAAGTTCCTCAACGCCGGGCTCGGGTTCGGCGGCGGCTGCCTGCCCAAGGACATCCGCGCGTTCATGGCCCGTGCCGGCGAGCTGGGTGCCGACCAGGCGCTGACGTTCCTGCGCGAGGTCGACAACATCAACATGCGCCGCAGGATCCGCATGGTGGAGCTGGCGCGCGAGGTGCTCGACGGGTCGCTGCTGGGCAAGCGGGTGGCGGTCCTCGGCGCGGCGTTCAAGCCCGACTCCGACGACATCCGCGACTCCCCGGCGCTCAACGTCGCCGCCCAGCTGCAGCTGCAGGGCGCGGTGGTCTGCGTGACCGACCCCGCCGCGGTGGACAACAGCCGCCGGGAGTGGCCGCACCTGGACTACGCCGCCACCCCGGAGGAGGCCGCGGCCGACGCCGACGCCGTCCTGGTGCTCACCGAGTGGCGCCAGTACCGCGAGCTCGACCCGGCCGCGTTCGGGGAGCTGGTCCGGCAGAAGCGGGTCCTCGACGGGCGCAACGCGCTCGACCGCGAGGCCTGGACCGCCGCCGGCTGGACCTACCGGGCCCTGGGCCGCCGCGCCGGCTGA
- a CDS encoding glycosyl hydrolase, whose translation MAITGTWARLAVLATAAAVLLSGGALLPAVSAQAAPPGCTHDAVVCPSRVYVGASVPGLPSDPNATAAFTAATGVDPSVVLFFAGLNYQVDREALQRLVDDDRLPMMTWEPYDSTQPTANPYPLSRIAAGDFDAYLRQQASRIAAVDGPVAIRFAHEMNGNWYPWGAGVNGNTPADYVAAYRHVHDVVTGAGATNAVWVWAPNVVDWPTPGDVGPYYPGDAYVDWAGFDAYFDDTNDTARLFAATVGQLDRVAPAKPIYVAETAVLPGSTRPAMILDQVAGLLAIPRLVGFTWFDHPSRHDWRIENDPTAAAALREALTSPYFGGAGHVDDPVVAPPVAMGPPWITGTAHVGQTLASSTGSWRATAESGALTLARRWYRCTDPVSPSSCVATAYTGGGFVPGSGYVGAFLRVAVTASNDVGSVVAWSAPTQAVLMTPATPAAPTVEGYSGALKIVFPRTVPTGATHWRLSIDGAPKQLIPVSTTTYWLTGLSNGTSYDLSLAAVSASSTGALSSAVTTGTAVPMAFPWNPSVSVTGTTVTVQVPRTAPTGATGWRLTVGTAIRDLPLDARPEVFTGLPPGVATPWTLRALAGGWNGQPGTSQAASGIFTPVTSEQLPASPVVPFVEARDGALRVVFPPAPARATHWQLTVDGVAKQLIPVGRADYWLTGLTNGRSYTIGLAGAVVTATASATGPATSGTAAPMPAPWNPVVTVVDTTATVTLPRTVPVGATGWQLTVGDVTRILPVGTTTSQFTGLVPGAATRWELRAVAGTWNGQSGSVTPAASGTFTPASVVPGQPAAPLVEARDGALRVVFPSPPADATHWRLTVDGVARQLVGIDRADYWLTGMTNGRSYSLSLAAVHMSSSASTTGPATTGTAVPMPAPYAPWISVRSSTATVQLPRVAPTGATAWRLTVGGVTRDLPIGTVMSEFTSLSGQVVSWELRAVAGIWAGGPGSTTPAVSGTFTG comes from the coding sequence ATGGCGATCACCGGCACCTGGGCCCGGTTGGCGGTCCTCGCCACGGCGGCAGCGGTCCTCCTCAGCGGGGGTGCTCTCCTGCCGGCCGTGAGCGCTCAAGCCGCCCCACCCGGCTGCACCCACGACGCCGTGGTCTGTCCCTCAAGGGTCTACGTCGGCGCCTCGGTCCCAGGCCTGCCCAGCGACCCGAACGCCACCGCCGCCTTCACAGCCGCCACGGGCGTCGACCCGTCGGTGGTCCTGTTCTTCGCTGGCCTGAACTACCAGGTCGACAGGGAGGCGCTACAGCGACTGGTCGATGACGATCGGCTGCCGATGATGACCTGGGAGCCGTACGACTCCACTCAGCCGACAGCGAACCCCTACCCGTTGAGCCGCATCGCGGCCGGCGACTTCGACGCCTACCTCCGCCAACAAGCCAGCAGGATTGCCGCCGTCGACGGCCCGGTCGCCATCCGCTTCGCACACGAGATGAACGGCAATTGGTACCCGTGGGGTGCGGGGGTGAACGGCAACACGCCCGCGGACTATGTGGCCGCGTACCGGCACGTCCATGACGTGGTCACCGGCGCAGGCGCGACGAACGCCGTCTGGGTGTGGGCGCCCAACGTGGTCGACTGGCCGACGCCCGGGGACGTGGGCCCGTACTACCCCGGAGACGCCTACGTCGACTGGGCCGGCTTCGACGCCTACTTCGACGATACGAACGACACCGCCCGTTTGTTCGCCGCCACCGTCGGCCAGCTGGATCGGGTCGCGCCCGCCAAGCCGATCTACGTCGCTGAGACAGCGGTCCTCCCCGGCAGCACTCGGCCAGCGATGATCCTCGACCAAGTCGCCGGGCTGCTGGCCATCCCGCGGCTCGTCGGCTTCACCTGGTTCGACCACCCCTCTCGGCACGACTGGCGCATCGAGAACGACCCGACGGCCGCGGCTGCCCTGCGCGAGGCGCTCACCTCCCCCTATTTCGGAGGAGCCGGGCACGTCGACGACCCTGTCGTCGCCCCGCCGGTCGCCATGGGCCCACCGTGGATCACCGGAACGGCGCACGTCGGTCAGACCCTCGCCTCCTCGACCGGCTCCTGGCGCGCGACGGCCGAGTCCGGCGCCCTGACCCTCGCCCGTCGGTGGTACCGCTGCACCGACCCGGTCAGCCCGTCGTCCTGCGTCGCCACGGCGTACACGGGCGGCGGCTTCGTGCCGGGGTCCGGCTACGTCGGCGCCTTCCTCCGCGTCGCAGTCACCGCGAGCAATGACGTCGGCTCCGTGGTCGCCTGGTCCGCACCCACGCAGGCGGTCCTGATGACCCCCGCCACGCCGGCAGCTCCAACCGTCGAGGGGTATAGCGGCGCACTGAAGATCGTCTTCCCCCGGACCGTTCCCACTGGGGCGACGCACTGGCGGCTGAGCATCGATGGCGCCCCCAAGCAGCTCATCCCGGTCAGCACGACCACGTACTGGCTGACCGGCTTGAGCAACGGCACGAGCTACGACCTGTCGCTGGCCGCGGTCTCTGCATCGTCGACCGGGGCGTTGTCCTCCGCTGTAACCACGGGCACCGCGGTGCCAATGGCCTTCCCCTGGAATCCCTCCGTCAGCGTCACGGGCACGACTGTGACGGTGCAGGTGCCACGGACGGCCCCGACCGGGGCGACCGGCTGGCGACTGACGGTCGGTACGGCCATCCGGGACCTGCCGCTCGACGCCAGGCCCGAGGTGTTCACCGGCCTGCCCCCGGGTGTGGCGACGCCGTGGACGCTGCGGGCGCTCGCTGGCGGGTGGAACGGGCAACCGGGCACCTCGCAAGCCGCGTCGGGAATCTTCACCCCGGTCACCTCGGAACAATTGCCGGCTTCACCTGTGGTCCCCTTCGTCGAGGCCCGCGACGGCGCCTTGCGGGTGGTGTTCCCCCCTGCTCCAGCTCGGGCCACGCACTGGCAGTTGACTGTCGACGGAGTCGCCAAGCAGTTGATCCCGGTCGGCCGAGCCGACTACTGGCTGACCGGCCTGACCAACGGTCGGAGTTACACGATCGGCCTGGCTGGCGCAGTTGTGACGGCCACCGCGTCGGCGACCGGTCCGGCCACCTCTGGCACCGCAGCCCCCATGCCGGCTCCGTGGAACCCGGTCGTGACCGTCGTCGACACCACGGCCACGGTGACCCTGCCGCGCACGGTCCCGGTCGGCGCGACCGGTTGGCAGCTGACCGTGGGCGACGTCACGCGCATCCTGCCGGTCGGCACCACCACCAGTCAGTTCACCGGCCTCGTCCCGGGAGCGGCGACCCGCTGGGAGCTTCGCGCAGTTGCCGGCACCTGGAATGGGCAGTCCGGCTCGGTCACACCTGCCGCCTCCGGGACATTCACCCCGGCCAGCGTCGTACCGGGGCAGCCGGCTGCCCCGCTGGTTGAGGCCCGCGACGGCGCGCTTCGGGTCGTGTTCCCAAGTCCTCCGGCGGACGCCACTCACTGGAGGCTGACGGTCGACGGCGTCGCGAGGCAGCTCGTCGGCATCGACCGTGCCGACTACTGGCTGACCGGTATGACGAACGGCCGGAGTTACTCACTCAGTCTCGCGGCCGTGCACATGAGCTCCTCGGCCAGCACGACCGGTCCGGCGACCACCGGTACCGCGGTGCCGATGCCCGCTCCTTACGCTCCCTGGATCTCCGTGAGGTCGAGTACTGCGACGGTCCAGCTGCCTCGTGTCGCGCCGACGGGCGCGACGGCGTGGCGGCTCACAGTCGGTGGCGTCACCCGCGACCTGCCCATCGGGACGGTCATGAGTGAGTTCACGAGCCTGTCCGGTCAGGTCGTCTCCTGGGAGCTGCGGGCGGTCGCCGGTATCTGGGCTGGTGGCCCCGGGTCCACCACCCCGGCGGTGAGCGGGACGTTCACGGGATAG
- a CDS encoding geranylgeranyl reductase family protein → MGGARGGDVLLADAAVFPRDKACGDGLTPRAVAELDRLGLGDWARSRARNRGLRAAGFGRVWELPWPGGAFPDHGSAVPRTELDARIRACALRSGATPLEGARAVDVERDGDRVRGVVFDVGGERSTVRCQRLVVADGVRSPLGRVLGREWHRDTAYGVAARGYVASGRSDDEWISSHLELRDAERELLSGYGWVFPLGAAAGQVNIGVGTLATARRPAGVQLRALLETYATARRGDWQLSGPVQAPASALLPMGGAVSGVAGRNWALVGDAAGCVNPLNGEGIDYGLETGRTLAGMLGEADWSAAWPATLRGHYGEAFSIARRLAGLLTLPRLLPAAGPVGMRSRLLMTVALRVMGNLVTDADRDVVARAWRLAGRVSRRLDERPLFA, encoded by the coding sequence GTGGGCGGCGCGCGGGGGGGCGACGTCCTGCTCGCCGACGCCGCCGTCTTCCCGCGCGACAAGGCCTGCGGCGACGGGCTGACGCCGCGCGCGGTCGCCGAGCTCGACCGGCTCGGCCTCGGCGACTGGGCGCGCAGCAGGGCCCGCAACCGCGGCCTGCGCGCCGCCGGCTTCGGCCGGGTCTGGGAGCTGCCCTGGCCCGGCGGGGCGTTCCCCGACCACGGCAGCGCCGTGCCGCGCACCGAGCTCGACGCCCGCATCCGCGCCTGCGCGCTGCGGTCCGGCGCGACGCCGCTGGAGGGTGCCCGGGCGGTCGACGTCGAGCGCGACGGCGACCGGGTGCGCGGCGTGGTGTTCGACGTCGGCGGGGAGCGGTCCACCGTGCGCTGCCAGCGGCTGGTCGTCGCCGACGGCGTCCGCTCGCCCCTCGGGCGGGTCCTCGGGCGGGAGTGGCACCGCGACACCGCCTACGGCGTCGCCGCCCGCGGCTACGTCGCCTCCGGGCGCAGCGACGACGAGTGGATCTCCTCGCACCTGGAGCTGCGCGACGCCGAGAGGGAGCTGCTGTCGGGCTACGGGTGGGTGTTCCCGCTCGGCGCGGCGGCCGGGCAGGTGAACATCGGCGTCGGCACGCTGGCCACCGCGCGCCGGCCGGCCGGGGTGCAGCTCAGGGCGCTGCTGGAGACCTACGCGACCGCCCGCCGCGGGGACTGGCAGCTGTCGGGACCGGTGCAGGCGCCCGCGTCGGCGCTGCTGCCGATGGGCGGGGCGGTGTCCGGTGTGGCCGGGCGGAACTGGGCGCTGGTCGGCGACGCCGCCGGGTGCGTCAACCCGCTCAACGGCGAGGGCATCGACTACGGCCTGGAGACCGGACGCACGCTGGCCGGGATGCTCGGTGAGGCCGACTGGTCCGCGGCGTGGCCGGCCACCCTGCGCGGCCACTACGGCGAGGCGTTCTCCATCGCCCGCCGGCTGGCCGGGTTGCTCACCCTGCCGCGCCTGCTGCCCGCGGCGGGACCGGTCGGCATGCGCTCCCGCCTGCTGATGACGGTGGCGCTGCGGGTGATGGGCAACCTGGTCACCGACGCCGACCGCGACGTCGTCGCCCGGGCCTGGCGCCTCGCCGGCCGCGTCTCCCGCCGCCTCGACGAGCGTCCGCTCTTCGCCTGA
- a CDS encoding glycoside hydrolase family 26 protein — protein sequence MLAGTLVVVVMAVAVALAVHPPLLSALAAPLLGDGRADASSTTPVLGGQTAEPTQAQVLSALPTDERRYFGVSVAEVAGAGDPSAAFTSAVGVAPTLQMFFGSFAGSFDVGAARRITAAGRLPMLTWEPFDHRTPTVNAFPLQAIAAGQFDVHLREEAARFASVDGPLVVRFGHEMNGDWYPWGITAPGNSAADYIAAYRHVHDVVTAAGAMNVVWMWSPNLIDAEPAVPLASVYPGDDVVDWVGLSGYITSATQTFANRMTPTLAQLDLAAPAKPVVLAETAVERTSNRAAQIRDLVEGVLSTPRFIGFVWFDVAKRADWSVDDDPAAAAALGEAVRAGGFGAGPHLVPARTRSAAPTPGR from the coding sequence ATGCTGGCCGGGACACTGGTGGTCGTGGTGATGGCCGTGGCCGTCGCACTGGCGGTCCATCCGCCCTTGCTGTCAGCGCTGGCAGCACCGCTGCTCGGCGACGGTCGTGCCGACGCGTCCTCGACGACACCCGTTCTCGGCGGTCAGACGGCGGAGCCCACGCAGGCCCAGGTGCTCAGCGCACTGCCGACCGACGAGCGCCGGTACTTCGGCGTGTCGGTCGCCGAGGTCGCCGGTGCCGGCGACCCGTCGGCGGCGTTCACCAGCGCGGTCGGGGTGGCACCCACCCTGCAGATGTTCTTCGGGTCGTTCGCCGGCTCCTTCGACGTCGGCGCCGCCCGCCGGATCACCGCGGCCGGCCGGCTGCCCATGTTGACCTGGGAGCCCTTCGACCACCGCACTCCTACGGTGAACGCCTTCCCATTGCAGGCCATCGCGGCGGGACAGTTCGACGTCCACCTCCGCGAGGAGGCCGCCCGCTTCGCCTCCGTCGACGGACCGCTCGTCGTGCGATTCGGGCACGAGATGAACGGTGACTGGTACCCGTGGGGCATCACCGCGCCCGGCAACTCGGCCGCCGACTACATCGCCGCCTACCGGCACGTACACGACGTCGTCACCGCCGCGGGTGCGATGAACGTCGTGTGGATGTGGTCGCCGAACCTCATCGACGCCGAGCCGGCCGTTCCACTGGCATCGGTGTACCCGGGCGACGACGTCGTCGACTGGGTCGGCCTCAGTGGCTACATCACCAGCGCGACGCAGACGTTCGCCAACCGCATGACCCCCACGCTTGCACAGCTGGACCTCGCCGCCCCGGCGAAGCCGGTCGTACTGGCCGAGACGGCCGTCGAACGGACCTCCAACCGTGCCGCACAGATCCGTGACCTGGTCGAGGGCGTCCTCAGCACGCCCCGGTTCATCGGCTTCGTGTGGTTCGACGTGGCCAAACGCGCCGATTGGTCCGTCGACGACGACCCGGCGGCAGCCGCCGCGCTCGGTGAGGCGGTGCGCGCCGGTGGGTTCGGGGCCGGTCCACACCTCGTGCCCGCCCGGACCAGGTCCGCGGCGCCGACCCCGGGCCGCTGA
- a CDS encoding maleylpyruvate isomerase N-terminal domain-containing protein: MSLELLRSAYGALSGLVGDLTPEEGDRPSGCAGWAVLDLTQHLLDDARRGLVALATPAAGPATTDAVAYWRSWQPTPEDDDSTAWRTRVRASVAGGMPNLAPLYAETAAAVCVAAGRVDPGDLVATQGRVVRAGDLTSTLAVEAAVHHLDLVAHLDRPGPPADGLAEVRRVLGALLGGALPDGWDDATAARRGTGREPLTAADRAALGGSAGRFPLFG; encoded by the coding sequence GTGAGCCTGGAGCTGCTGCGGTCCGCCTACGGCGCCCTGTCCGGCCTGGTCGGCGACCTGACGCCGGAGGAGGGGGACCGGCCCAGCGGCTGCGCGGGCTGGGCGGTCCTCGACCTCACCCAGCACCTGCTCGACGACGCCCGCCGGGGACTGGTCGCGCTGGCCACCCCGGCGGCCGGGCCGGCCACCACCGACGCCGTCGCGTACTGGCGCTCGTGGCAGCCCACGCCCGAGGACGACGACTCCACCGCGTGGCGCACCCGCGTGCGGGCCAGCGTCGCGGGCGGCATGCCGAACCTGGCGCCGCTGTACGCGGAGACGGCGGCCGCGGTCTGCGTGGCCGCGGGCCGCGTCGACCCCGGCGACCTCGTGGCGACGCAAGGCCGGGTGGTCCGTGCCGGCGACCTGACGTCCACGCTCGCCGTCGAGGCCGCGGTGCACCACCTCGACCTGGTGGCGCACCTGGACCGGCCCGGGCCGCCGGCCGACGGGCTGGCCGAGGTCCGGCGGGTGCTCGGGGCGCTGCTCGGCGGCGCCCTCCCGGACGGGTGGGACGACGCCACCGCCGCCCGCCGCGGCACCGGCCGGGAGCCGCTGACCGCCGCCGACCGCGCCGCGCTGGGCGGGTCCGCCGGCCGCTTCCCCCTGTTCGGCTAG